A region from the Fusarium musae strain F31 chromosome 1, whole genome shotgun sequence genome encodes:
- a CDS encoding hypothetical protein (EggNog:ENOG41), which translates to MSTKSTGTICNDFQFLCLVAAGIVALTSILLVVFKFWSLSAAPKVKIVLQDEIKSARQRALEYCFNPRAVMAKGYAKDMQIEYTHFGGPAEYVIHAIKANLTGSLYWTPVKVHDKVLYLIATNNARVFQGTTASLDEEWLAASTGYVLACFDCIRALKQWHPYLRPLVYRFIPERAAIKDQWAKGRKRVMASMRERQEKGGNLEDPPTMLDHLSNGRNEHIKDDVELQLLHQMTLIAVGTVTTFSSTTQAIYDLVAHPEYIPILREEVESVPRDENGNFTKESTVAMDKLDSFLKESQRFNSPDLTTFQRAAIADMTLPDGTFVPKGTKLEINTCSIHKDHELYENPEEFDGLRFHEWRKTPGKEKKYMYSSSGTDDLSWGFGRHACPGRYLSAINIKLIMAELLMNYDIKLPDGVSRPENIEFEVLCSPEPNFEILFKDRNH; encoded by the exons ATGAGTACCAAATCGACAGGCACGATTTGCAACGACTTTCAATTTTTGtgtcttgttgctgctggaatCGTGGCGCTAACTTCCATCCTCTTGGTCGTGTTCAAATTCTGGAGCTTGAGTGCGGCGCCCAAAGTCAAGATTGTACTCcaagatgagatcaagagTGCGAGACAGAGAGCGCTGGAATACTGCTTCAATCCTCGAGCTGTGATGGCAAAGGGCTACGCAAAG GATATGCAAATCGAGTATACGCATTTCGGAGGTCCAGCGGAATATGTGATTCACGCTATCAAGGCCAATTTGACGGGGTCGCTTT ACTGGACCCCCGTCAAAGTCCACGACAAAGTCCTCTACCTAATCGCCACCAACAACGCCCGCGTCTTCCAAGGCACAACCGCCTCCCTCGACGAAGAATGGCTCGCCGCATCCACCGGCTACGTCCTCGCCTGCTTCGACTGCATTCGCGCCCTCAAACAATGGCACCCCTACCTCCGCCCCCTCGTATACCGCTTCATCCCCGAGCGCGCAGCCATAAAAGACCAATGGGCCAAGGGGCGCAAGCGCGTAATGGCTTCTATGCGtgagagacaagaaaaaggtGGGAATTTGGAGGATCCGCCGACTATGCTGGATCATTTGAGTAATGGACGGAATGAGCATATTAaggatgatgttgagctGCAGTTGTTGCATCAGATGACGCTGATTGCTGTTGGGACTGTAACTACGTTTTCGTCAACAACGCAGGCCATTTATGATCTTGTGGCGCATCCGGAGTATATACCTATTTTGagggaggaggttgagagtGTGCCTAGGGATGAGAATGGGAATTTTACGAAGGAGTCGACGGTGGCGATGGATAAGCTTGACAGCTTTCTCAAAGAGAGTCAGCGCTTTAATTCGCCCGATCTTA CAACCTTCCAACGCGCAGCCATCGCAGACATGACCCTCCCAGACGGCACATTCGTCCCCAAAGGCACAAAGCTCGAAATCAATACTTGCTCAATCCACAAGGACCACGAGTTATATGAAAATCCtgaggagtttgatggtCTGCGCTTTCATGAATGGCGCAAAACACCTGGTAAGGAAAAGAAGTACATGTACTCCAGCAGCGGGACGGATGATCTGTCCTGGGGCTTCGGACGACATGCGTGCCCGGGGAGATATCTCAGTGctatcaacatcaagctcatcatggcgGAGCTGTTGATGAACTATGATATCAAACTGCCTGATGGTGTGAGTAGACCTGAGAATATCGAGTTTGAAGTATTG TGCTCACCTGAACCGAATTTTGAGATCCTTTTCAAGGATAGGAATCATTAG
- a CDS encoding hypothetical protein (EggNog:ENOG41): MFIAVGPTAFTCGGLIALGTQAKSALPDDFLSTPSIPAGELWSGMSVAAGLFIWLMAIWFSALSTISVLRAARRMEFSLSWWALVFPNVGLALASINVGNTLSSRGIKIFGSALTVVLVIVWFICAAFHIRAIIRRDLLAVGKDLDVEHVNKQHDIKAEKQRD, encoded by the exons ATGTTTATCGCGGTTGGACCAACAG CTTTCACGTGTGGTGGTTTGATCGCACTCGGCACACAAGCCAAGTCCGCTCTTCCAGATGACTTCCTCAGCACCCCCAGCATCCCCGCCGGCGAACTCTGGTCCGGCATGTCAGTAGCAGCCGGGCTCTTCATCTGGCTCATGGCGATCTGGTTCTCAGCCCTATCAACGATATCAGTCCTCCGCGCCGCTCGAAGAATGGAGTTTAGTTTGTCATGGTGGGCGCTTGTATTCCCTAACGTCGGGCTGGCTCTTGCGAGTATCAACGTTGGAAACACTCTGTCATCGAGGGGGATTAAGATTTTTGGATCGGCGTTAACGGTTGTGTTGGTTATTGTGTGGTTCATCTGTGCGGCGTTCCATATTCGAGCTATCATCAGGAGGGATTTACTTGCTGTTGGGAAGGATCTGGATGTTGAGCATGTTAACAAACAGCACgatatcaaggctgagaagcaaAGGGACTAG
- a CDS encoding hypothetical protein (EggNog:ENOG41) — MPSSGQSRVLIVGGGLGGLALAQGLKRASPSIPFHIFERDSSADFRPQGYRIRINPDGAGALQKLLPDHLWKTYEDTCAALNPGMSGLDAATGQKPAPSGERRGPPPMQEGKYYNADRVVLRNVLLEGLENDISFGKTFDSYRVTSDGVKVTFADGTMETGAILVGADGTRSHIRRQLMPNYTVLDTECGAIYGKTFISPRTRNSLAEEFFGGICLAGDSSKPGLKLFTDTMEFPQDLSLDERAKYRVPDDYVYWVLCINRTLLGIAAEDLNAAQSVEMTKSWHPTVRSLLQSQDASASSTLAFFASSSETFKREWEGLVKRPDFTAVTLLGDAAHPMTPVGGVGANSAFQEAADLCSVITRGSLGAEGLEEYAKLMRERGEKTVGLSGGGAEHMFQMKPFSELKVASF, encoded by the coding sequence ATGCCATCCAGTGGCCAAAGCAGAGTCTTGATCGTCGGAGGAGGCCTCGGAGGTCTCGCTCTCGCCCAAGGGCTCAAACGCGCAAGCCCTTCTATACCATTCCACATCTTTGAACGCGACTCATCCGCAGATTTCCGTCCCCAAGGTTATCGCATTCGCATAAACCCCGACGGCGCAGGCGCACTCCAGAAACTGCTCCCAGACCATCTCTGGAAAACCTACGAAGATACCTGCGCCGCATTAAACCCAGGCATGAGCGGCCTCGATGCAGCCACCGGCCAGAAACCAGCACCATCTGGTGAACGACGTGGTCCGCCTCCGATGCAGGAGGGAAAGTATTATAACGCTGATCGCGTTGTTCTTCGAAATGTGCTTTTGGAAGGGTTGGAAAATGATATCAGCTTTGGAAAGACTTTTGACAGTTATCGTGTCACCAGTGATGGTGTTAAAGTGACGTTTGCAGATGGTACCATGGAGACAGGGGCCATCTTGGTCGGCGCCGACGGTACCAGATCTCATATTCGTCGGCAGCTGATGCCGAATTACACTGTCTTGGACACTGAGTGCGGAGCTATCTATGGAAAGACATTCATAAGTCCCAGAACTCGAAATTCTCTGGCTGAAGAATTCTTCGGAGGAATATGTCTTGCTGGAGATAGCAGCAAGCCTGGGCTCAAGCTCTTCACTGATACAATGGAGTTTCCACAAGACCTGAGCCTCGATGAAAGGGCCAAGTATAGGGTGCCGGATGACTACGTGTACTGGGTACTATGCATCAACAGAACCCTACTAGGAATCGCAGCAGAAGATCTCAATGCTGCGCAGTCTGTTGAGATGACCAAGAGCTGGCATCCTACCGTCCGGTCACTGCTGCAGAGCCAGGACGCATCTGCATCGTCGACGCTTGCATTCTTCGCATCCTCTTCAGAGACATTCAAGAGGGAGTGGGAGGGACTGGTCAAAAGGCCTGATTTTACGGCAGTGACTTTGCTGGGTGATGCAGCACATCCGATGACACCTGTTGGAGGCGTTGGTGCCAACTCTGCGTTCCAGGAAGCAGCGGATTTGTGCAGCGTCATTACGCGTGGCTCACTTGGTGCGGAGGGGCTTGAAGAGTATGCGAAGTTGATGAGGGAGCGTGGCGAGAAGACGGTAGGACttagtggtggtggtgcagAACATATGTTCCAGATGAAGCCGTTCTCTGAGCTGAAGGTGGCATCTTTTTAA